One genomic segment of uncultured Desulfobacter sp. includes these proteins:
- a CDS encoding LEA type 2 family protein: MNKAFFTSLFLTMVFIFSGCAPLQPGFETPVVSISSFEALPSQGVVPQFEIGLHIVNPNRTALNLIGMVYTISLEGHKLVTGVTNELPVIEAYSEGDIFLNASVNLFSSIGFFTNLIRNQNLEKISYQFNAKLDVGTLHPVIRVTKKGELSLISKNLN; encoded by the coding sequence ATGAATAAAGCATTTTTCACGTCTCTTTTTCTCACTATGGTTTTTATTTTTTCAGGCTGCGCACCACTTCAACCCGGATTTGAAACTCCTGTGGTAAGTATTTCAAGTTTTGAGGCACTGCCATCACAAGGTGTCGTTCCGCAATTTGAAATTGGGTTACACATTGTGAATCCTAACAGGACTGCGCTTAATTTAATAGGTATGGTATATACAATTTCCTTGGAAGGCCATAAATTAGTGACTGGTGTGACAAATGAACTTCCAGTGATTGAGGCTTATAGTGAAGGGGATATCTTTCTCAACGCATCTGTTAACCTATTTAGCAGTATTGGTTTTTTCACCAATTTAATTCGAAACCAGAATTTAGAAAAAATATCTTATCAATTTAATGCAAAATTAGATGTGGGTACACTTCATCCGGTTATTAGAGTAACCAAAAAAGGAGAGCTCTCTCTAATCTCAAAAAATTTAAACTGA
- a CDS encoding IS1634 family transposase, with protein sequence MADNVNNNVETKPIGFAPILQHYFHKCCIADIIDQNVPLDARRNMLTHGQASIAMITAILFQVMSLYKVCKFARESNVLDVIFPDISPDEYFDDRLGDTLDAIHKFGIGNLELLITRHIIEAFEIQTEICHNDTTCAQVYGENNKNRSEQSIKISYGYSKQYRKDLKQLVWSMTASSDSSFPLFQQTYSGNTADVETYVEQWHHLIDLLGKKDFLFAGDSKVATHGNMAHIDDHGGYFLSPLPMYASYQEALFKALDKHNHETLIPYKDQMNRGVEVPLTFEHENKSYTFRMIILFDQGLFYRRKKSLLERITKTQVAFDELAQKINAYKLKTKDSIEQACQAILKKHKTQAFFDFVVHNDPVVTYKNARPGRPAKNAEKIAVYQDHFYIELNYNESVCTKAQYQIGYYPLVTNKPASDFSIEDAMLAHKNQYKVEHLYKRSKSGYNLEPIYLQTPDRIEAYLFLFKIALQILVLMERTARIKIAERDKGLDNFMPNKRDVRNPKTENMLAMFEFVVCGVILLHDGSRQYFVSKLTETQKDILSILDVPEKCYTHQYLFDTS encoded by the coding sequence ATGGCGGATAACGTCAATAATAATGTCGAGACAAAACCGATTGGTTTTGCCCCGATTTTGCAGCATTATTTTCACAAATGTTGCATCGCTGATATTATTGACCAGAACGTCCCTCTTGATGCAAGACGTAACATGCTCACTCATGGGCAGGCAAGTATAGCAATGATCACCGCCATTCTTTTTCAGGTTATGTCTCTTTACAAGGTTTGCAAATTTGCCAGGGAATCAAATGTCCTGGATGTTATTTTCCCTGACATAAGTCCGGATGAATATTTTGACGATAGGCTGGGTGATACCTTAGACGCTATTCACAAATTCGGCATTGGTAATCTGGAACTGCTGATTACCCGACATATAATTGAAGCCTTTGAGATTCAGACAGAAATCTGTCATAACGATACGACCTGTGCGCAAGTTTACGGCGAGAATAATAAAAACAGATCCGAACAGAGCATCAAGATCTCATACGGATACAGCAAACAATACCGCAAAGACCTGAAACAATTGGTATGGTCCATGACAGCCAGTTCTGACAGTAGCTTTCCCTTATTCCAACAAACATATAGTGGCAACACCGCCGATGTGGAAACCTATGTGGAACAGTGGCACCATTTGATTGACCTGCTGGGAAAGAAAGATTTTTTATTTGCCGGCGATTCCAAGGTGGCTACACACGGGAATATGGCGCACATAGATGATCACGGAGGATATTTTTTAAGTCCTCTGCCCATGTACGCCTCCTATCAAGAAGCTCTTTTCAAAGCACTGGATAAGCACAATCACGAGACCCTGATTCCTTACAAAGATCAAATGAATCGGGGAGTTGAGGTGCCTCTGACTTTTGAACACGAGAACAAAAGTTATACCTTCAGAATGATCATCCTTTTCGATCAGGGCTTGTTTTACCGCCGTAAAAAATCTCTTCTGGAACGAATCACTAAAACCCAAGTCGCATTTGATGAACTCGCCCAAAAAATAAATGCATATAAATTAAAGACGAAGGACAGCATTGAGCAGGCTTGTCAGGCCATACTAAAAAAACATAAGACACAGGCGTTTTTTGATTTTGTTGTCCACAACGATCCAGTGGTCACGTATAAAAATGCACGGCCCGGTCGACCAGCCAAAAATGCAGAAAAAATCGCGGTCTATCAAGATCACTTCTATATAGAACTCAATTATAATGAGTCCGTCTGTACCAAGGCGCAATATCAAATCGGCTATTATCCACTCGTAACCAACAAGCCGGCTTCTGATTTTTCAATAGAAGATGCGATGCTGGCTCATAAAAATCAGTACAAGGTGGAGCATCTTTATAAACGGTCAAAGTCAGGTTACAATCTCGAACCGATTTATCTGCAAACGCCTGATAGAATAGAAGCTTATCTTTTCCTTTTCAAAATAGCGCTTCAAATTTTGGTCCTTATGGAAAGAACGGCCAGAATAAAAATTGCCGAACGGGATAAAGGTTTGGATAATTTCATGCCCAATAAAAGGGATGTGCGTAACCCTAAAACAGAAAACATGTTGGCAATGTTTGAATTTGTCGTATGTGGCGTAATACTGCTTCATGATGGAAGCCGGCAATATTTTGTCTCCAAGCTGACCGAGACACAAAAAGATATTTTATCGATTCTGGATGTGCCGGAAAAATGCTACACTCACCAATATTTGTTTGATACTTCATAA
- a CDS encoding zinc ribbon domain-containing protein YjdM — translation MSVQENVCPKCNSPYAYPDGMLWICPECAHEWTPEQTSDTPSEDAQRFLDANGNPLQDGDTVTTIKDLKAGKDTMKLGTKVKNIKLLDDPVNGHDISCKIPGFGAMYLKCSVVKKA, via the coding sequence ATGTCAGTTCAAGAAAATGTGTGTCCCAAATGTAATTCACCTTATGCCTATCCCGATGGCATGTTATGGATATGCCCTGAATGTGCCCATGAGTGGACACCGGAGCAAACGTCTGATACCCCTTCGGAAGATGCACAACGATTCCTTGATGCCAATGGCAATCCTTTGCAGGATGGCGATACAGTAACCACCATCAAAGATCTTAAAGCCGGAAAGGACACGATGAAATTGGGCACCAAGGTCAAAAACATCAAACTCCTTGATGACCCTGTAAATGGCCACGATATTTCCTGTAAGATTCCAGGGTTTGGTGCCATGTACCTTAAATGTTCTGTTGTTAAAAAAGCATAG
- a CDS encoding ribonuclease H-like domain-containing protein: MLTNSFQHIPGIGAVTEEQLWASGLLNWHQIRPENTLKISPKRFETIAAYTRDSFEHLENKNPAYFANLLPTKEHWRLFNEFRESTAYIDIETTGINLYGFEITTIALYDGKNIRYYIQGQNLEAFIEDIQNYNVIVTYNGKTFDVPFIEGQFGIQLNHAHIDLRYVLKSLGYSGGLKLCEKALGLNRGDLDGVDGYFAVFLWHDYHQNKNEKALETLLAYNIEDVVNLETLMVKAYNMKIKDTPFNRTHELPLPKIPDIPFKPDLQTIDRIKTTMIGSLDICYKERSNKGIRTATYCPSLVIGEKSVATSEK; encoded by the coding sequence ATGCTGACGAATTCATTTCAACATATCCCAGGTATTGGTGCTGTAACTGAAGAACAGTTATGGGCATCCGGACTATTGAACTGGCATCAAATTAGACCTGAAAATACGTTGAAAATTTCACCAAAACGTTTTGAGACCATTGCTGCATACACAAGAGACTCTTTTGAGCATCTTGAAAACAAAAACCCCGCTTATTTTGCAAATCTTTTACCGACAAAGGAACATTGGCGTTTATTCAATGAATTCCGGGAATCTACAGCATACATTGATATAGAGACAACGGGCATCAATCTGTATGGATTTGAGATTACAACGATTGCACTCTACGATGGAAAAAATATCCGATATTACATACAGGGACAGAACCTTGAAGCGTTCATAGAAGACATTCAAAATTACAATGTGATAGTTACCTACAACGGTAAGACGTTTGATGTGCCGTTTATCGAAGGTCAATTCGGAATTCAACTGAATCATGCCCACATAGACTTGAGGTATGTGCTAAAAAGTTTAGGATATTCCGGTGGATTGAAACTCTGTGAGAAGGCGTTGGGGCTGAACCGTGGTGATCTGGATGGGGTTGATGGTTATTTTGCTGTTTTCTTATGGCATGATTATCACCAGAACAAAAATGAAAAGGCTTTAGAAACCCTTTTGGCTTATAATATTGAGGACGTCGTTAACCTGGAAACCTTGATGGTCAAAGCATACAATATGAAAATCAAGGACACGCCTTTCAACCGTACCCATGAGTTACCCCTGCCAAAGATACCGGACATACCATTTAAGCCGGATCTTCAAACGATAGACAGAATTAAAACCACGATGATCGGTTCACTGGATATTTGCTATAAGGAACGCTCAAATAAGGGAATCCGGACGGCCACCTACTGTCCCTCACTCGTGATCGGTGAAAAATCAGTGGCCACAAGTGAGAAGTAG
- a CDS encoding transposase has translation MSLAQNASKNIVDRLTWHTANRDQTGIAKDLAEGKDIPEVYGLGEAGLFDEFFYFLDHFEFTNLLMELEPKSKQRNSPVPFMRIIFIYMMRIVAGLHFFWHTDSVILRSQALMRLVGFNGREIKEGTCNRGKKKSSCDEKAPIPIRGPVSCDFIKNTMASIVAPTLEKMFNRGISILAAHKFFPKKIHALLDASEIESTEKCNGCGKVTKEKPPELKLRKKRIRKVLETVFGFKIWVVWDPNSRLPLAMRFATIEVHDITFAQEVVQQAIDNLGEHAKITSLAIDRGFTDGIFLWWLNSKTITFFIPAKSSLNVYDDALSLIGTGHSEIKDEIRTVGAGKNKTTVTDHWDVEGLEGLTSAEFYGPQGSGSHQNSKGFVANPINAVVVKDDPFKANNPGSKTLIILTNGPVDKPLVVYDAYDARSEIENALFREAKQAWFIERPPINTKSGFIVHVYLTIFVMALTTAFRDWIDQQDKLEKKGQDTGIRKFRQKVKEENGNKLIIFDKDRYAIFDAYEVFILCGRNVLRPTGTPETITPQDILTKYGVQLE, from the coding sequence ATGAGTTTAGCCCAAAATGCATCAAAAAATATAGTAGACCGCTTGACCTGGCATACAGCAAACAGGGACCAAACAGGCATCGCCAAAGATCTTGCCGAAGGTAAAGATATCCCTGAAGTATATGGCCTTGGGGAAGCTGGATTATTCGATGAGTTTTTTTACTTTCTTGATCATTTCGAATTTACCAACCTGCTCATGGAACTTGAACCAAAATCAAAACAAAGAAACAGTCCGGTCCCATTCATGCGTATCATTTTTATTTATATGATGCGTATTGTGGCTGGCCTTCATTTTTTTTGGCACACAGACTCTGTTATTCTTCGAAGTCAGGCCTTAATGCGTCTTGTCGGCTTTAACGGCAGGGAGATAAAAGAAGGGACTTGCAATAGGGGTAAGAAAAAATCCTCTTGCGATGAAAAAGCGCCCATTCCAATCCGAGGACCGGTATCTTGTGATTTCATAAAAAATACAATGGCATCAATTGTTGCACCAACCCTGGAAAAAATGTTTAACAGGGGAATATCGATTTTAGCGGCACATAAGTTTTTTCCAAAAAAAATTCATGCTCTGCTTGATGCTTCCGAGATTGAATCAACAGAAAAATGTAACGGCTGTGGTAAAGTAACCAAAGAAAAACCGCCCGAACTCAAACTTCGTAAAAAGCGCATTCGAAAAGTTCTGGAAACTGTTTTTGGATTTAAAATATGGGTGGTTTGGGATCCAAACAGCCGCCTTCCTTTAGCCATGCGTTTTGCTACAATTGAGGTTCATGACATAACTTTTGCTCAGGAAGTGGTTCAGCAGGCAATTGACAATCTGGGGGAACATGCCAAAATCACTTCCCTTGCCATTGACCGTGGGTTCACGGACGGCATTTTTTTATGGTGGCTCAACAGTAAAACCATCACCTTTTTTATTCCTGCTAAATCCAGTTTGAATGTTTATGACGATGCCCTGTCTTTAATTGGTACAGGCCATTCGGAAATTAAAGACGAAATACGCACTGTGGGTGCCGGTAAAAACAAGACAACGGTTACAGATCATTGGGATGTTGAAGGTCTGGAAGGGTTAACGTCAGCAGAATTCTACGGACCACAGGGCAGCGGCAGCCATCAAAACTCCAAAGGCTTTGTCGCCAATCCCATCAATGCTGTTGTGGTTAAGGATGATCCTTTTAAGGCTAATAATCCCGGTTCCAAAACCCTGATTATTCTTACAAATGGACCTGTTGACAAGCCCTTGGTGGTTTATGACGCATACGACGCCCGCAGTGAAATTGAAAACGCCTTATTTAGAGAGGCCAAGCAGGCCTGGTTCATAGAAAGGCCACCTATAAATACGAAATCCGGTTTTATCGTTCATGTGTATCTCACCATTTTTGTCATGGCACTGACAACGGCTTTCAGGGATTGGATAGACCAACAGGATAAATTGGAGAAAAAAGGTCAAGACACCGGAATCAGGAAGTTCAGACAAAAAGTTAAAGAAGAAAATGGAAACAAGCTGATTATATTTGATAAGGATCGGTATGCAATATTTGATGCGTATGAAGTTTTCATTCTATGTGGCAGGAATGTACTCCGGCCAACCGGCACACCAGAAACGATCACCCCTCAAGACATATTAACAAAATATGGTGTACAACTGGAATAA
- the rplU gene encoding 50S ribosomal protein L21, which yields MYAVIRTGGKQYKVHEDQVLKVEKLEGSEGTEIEFNDVLLYSDGETVNLGAPQVENASVKAFIVEQGRSKKQLVFKYKRRKGYRKMRGHRQHYTEIKINSISA from the coding sequence ATGTATGCAGTAATCAGAACCGGGGGCAAACAATACAAGGTCCACGAAGATCAGGTTTTAAAAGTTGAAAAGCTTGAGGGTAGTGAAGGAACGGAAATTGAGTTTAATGATGTCCTTTTATACTCCGATGGTGAGACCGTAAATTTAGGCGCGCCCCAAGTGGAGAATGCAAGCGTCAAAGCTTTCATCGTGGAGCAGGGCCGGAGCAAAAAACAGCTTGTATTCAAATACAAACGGCGTAAAGGCTACCGGAAAATGAGAGGCCACAGACAGCACTACACTGAAATCAAGATTAATTCTATTTCAGCTTAA
- the rpmA gene encoding 50S ribosomal protein L27, giving the protein MSHKKAAGSSKNGRDSNAQRRGVKKFGGEQVTAGNIIIRQCGTKIHPGNNVGMGKDFTIFAKIDGVVTFERKGRDRKKVSVYDA; this is encoded by the coding sequence ATGTCACATAAAAAAGCAGCAGGCAGTTCAAAAAACGGCCGTGATTCAAACGCCCAGCGGCGGGGCGTAAAAAAATTTGGCGGAGAACAAGTCACCGCCGGTAATATCATTATCAGGCAGTGCGGCACCAAAATTCATCCCGGCAACAATGTCGGTATGGGCAAAGACTTTACCATTTTTGCCAAAATTGACGGTGTCGTGACCTTTGAAAGAAAAGGTCGTGACAGAAAAAAAGTCAGTGTTTATGACGCGTGA
- the obgE gene encoding GTPase ObgE: MKFVDEAIVTIRSGSGGAGCVSFRRERFIEKGGPDGGDGGDGGDVILRVDPSKRTLYEYRRQKRLTAKNGAPGLGRQKHGKNGSHCYLTLPPGTIVFDAQTSQILADLTDPDKEIVIAQGGMGGRGNKRFASSTNRVPRFAQPGIPGVEMKLRLELKLMADVGLVGLPNAGKSTLISAMSAARPKIADYPFTTLTPTIGMVEAPFGEPFAVADIPGLIEGAHEGVGLGIKFLKHIERTGILVHLIDSGDIDPENPLAQFQLINNELSMHSDTLANKTQVVVLNKIDLTGTKNRVEAFKDALPDQTIFTISAATGKGVKLLIKHLAQLLRQAVTKC; the protein is encoded by the coding sequence GTGAAATTTGTTGATGAGGCCATTGTTACGATCAGGTCCGGAAGCGGCGGTGCAGGGTGCGTCAGTTTCCGGCGTGAGCGTTTCATCGAAAAAGGCGGGCCTGACGGCGGAGACGGCGGGGATGGGGGGGATGTCATCCTCCGAGTGGATCCTTCAAAACGGACCCTGTATGAATATCGCCGCCAGAAACGCTTAACTGCAAAGAACGGAGCTCCCGGCCTCGGTCGGCAGAAGCATGGCAAAAATGGCAGCCACTGCTATCTGACACTTCCACCTGGTACCATTGTCTTTGATGCCCAAACGTCACAGATTCTTGCAGACCTCACCGATCCCGACAAAGAAATAGTTATAGCCCAGGGCGGCATGGGCGGACGGGGCAATAAACGGTTTGCCTCATCCACCAACAGGGTGCCCAGGTTTGCCCAGCCCGGAATCCCGGGCGTTGAGATGAAACTTCGTTTAGAACTCAAGCTCATGGCAGATGTGGGGCTTGTGGGTTTGCCCAATGCAGGCAAGTCCACTTTGATTTCGGCCATGTCTGCGGCCCGCCCTAAAATTGCAGATTATCCCTTTACCACACTGACCCCTACCATCGGCATGGTGGAAGCGCCCTTTGGCGAACCCTTTGCCGTGGCCGACATTCCCGGGCTGATTGAAGGTGCCCATGAAGGCGTGGGACTTGGGATAAAATTTCTTAAACATATTGAACGTACCGGTATTCTGGTGCATCTTATTGATTCCGGTGACATTGATCCGGAAAATCCGTTGGCACAGTTTCAGCTTATAAACAATGAACTGTCAATGCACAGTGATACCTTGGCAAACAAAACCCAGGTTGTGGTGCTCAACAAAATTGATCTTACGGGCACAAAAAACCGGGTTGAGGCCTTTAAAGACGCTTTGCCTGATCAGACTATTTTTACCATTTCCGCAGCCACGGGCAAAGGCGTTAAACTTTTGATCAAACACCTGGCTCAATTGCTTCGACAGGCTGTTACAAAATGCTAA
- the nadD gene encoding nicotinate (nicotinamide) nucleotide adenylyltransferase — translation MNAGLFGGTFNPIHNGHLGIIQYVKAHYAFDTIILYPSALPPHKPNLNLACAQDRLTMVKSAVKNLDGFQVSDIELQREGPSFTIDTISEFKTIFGSHTRFHLLLGSDAFFDTPSWKQARHIFGALPVIVMQRGEKIGMAPFASFIDEHVSKGYKLKNDNIFVHDRLFPIRICNVPRIDISSTQIRNRIKSGKSISGLVPEDVETFIRTKDLYK, via the coding sequence ATGAATGCAGGACTTTTCGGCGGCACATTCAATCCGATTCACAACGGTCATTTAGGTATTATTCAATATGTTAAGGCACACTACGCCTTTGACACAATCATCCTTTACCCGTCAGCCCTGCCCCCCCACAAACCAAACTTGAACCTGGCTTGTGCCCAAGACCGGCTTACTATGGTAAAAAGCGCAGTAAAAAATCTGGATGGATTTCAGGTATCCGACATTGAACTGCAGCGCGAAGGTCCGTCATTTACTATTGATACCATATCCGAGTTTAAAACCATCTTTGGCAGCCACACCCGTTTTCATTTACTTTTAGGCTCCGATGCTTTTTTTGATACGCCCTCTTGGAAACAAGCCCGTCATATTTTTGGGGCCCTGCCCGTAATCGTGATGCAGCGCGGTGAAAAAATCGGTATGGCACCTTTTGCATCCTTTATTGACGAACACGTTTCAAAAGGCTACAAACTTAAGAACGATAATATTTTTGTCCATGACCGGCTTTTTCCCATCCGCATCTGCAATGTTCCAAGGATTGATATTTCATCAACACAGATACGGAACCGAATCAAATCCGGCAAATCTATCTCAGGACTTGTACCTGAAGATGTTGAGACTTTTATCAGAACAAAGGATTTATATAAATGA
- the rsfS gene encoding ribosome silencing factor: MIALEEEYIPYLAPIFDRKPKSVTALMVSELTSYTDMIVIVEAGSSRQVASLSEHIIKSLKDAKIKATGTEGIKEGQWALLDFGHLIIHVFESDAKAFYDLEGLWSDAEPVDLSKLNTQTAKNMEDDDGF, translated from the coding sequence ATGATCGCCCTCGAAGAGGAATATATCCCCTATCTTGCCCCCATATTTGATCGAAAACCCAAAAGCGTAACCGCACTGATGGTCAGTGAACTCACCTCCTACACAGACATGATCGTCATTGTGGAGGCCGGATCCAGCAGGCAGGTAGCCTCCCTTTCCGAACATATTATAAAATCTCTTAAGGATGCAAAAATAAAGGCTACAGGGACAGAAGGCATCAAGGAGGGCCAATGGGCACTTCTGGACTTCGGGCACCTGATCATCCATGTTTTTGAATCCGATGCCAAAGCGTTTTACGACCTTGAAGGTCTTTGGAGTGATGCCGAACCGGTCGATCTGAGTAAATTAAATACGCAGACAGCAAAAAATATGGAGGATGACGATGGGTTCTGA
- the gpmI gene encoding 2,3-bisphosphoglycerate-independent phosphoglycerate mutase: MGSENQPVNILMILDGWGINASKEGNAVAAANTPFLDMLLDEFPSTTLKCCGEAVGLPDGTMGNSEVGHMNIGAGRIVAQDFVRINTAIIDNSFSSTPALVSVMDKVKQDDKSLHLLGLLSDGGVHSHISHLFALMEMAKNKGITKVYIHPIMDGRDTSPTSGIDFLKQLDEKIKEVGTGKVATMAGRFWAMDRDTRWERVQKAYELYTQGKGVDASKQTPGQAIQDAYDRKETDEFIKPICFCPSDEGIVEKGDGVIFFNFRADRAKEITRAFTEKNFDGFKRTVNPILSDFVCMTQYDEHFGLPAAFGPQHLDKIFGQILSENKIPQLRIAETEKYAHVTYFFNGGDESVFDGEERILIPSPRDVDTYDQKPEMSADKVADKACEQIRSGKFQFVVLNFANMDMVGHTGIFDAAVKACETVDRCAEKVVKAIWESGGTAFITADHGNSEQMLAQNGSPYTAHTLNPVRFIVAAKPVPAITLMDGKLGDIAPTILNVLGIEQPLEMTGQCLIQGK; encoded by the coding sequence ATGGGTTCTGAAAATCAGCCGGTTAATATTTTGATGATACTTGACGGATGGGGCATCAACGCCTCGAAAGAAGGCAATGCCGTGGCTGCAGCCAATACACCGTTTCTGGATATGCTTCTGGACGAGTTCCCCAGCACTACCCTTAAATGCTGTGGCGAGGCCGTAGGTCTTCCCGACGGCACCATGGGCAACTCCGAGGTGGGACACATGAACATTGGGGCCGGCAGGATCGTGGCCCAGGATTTTGTCCGGATCAACACGGCCATCATAGATAATAGTTTTTCGTCCACCCCGGCGCTTGTTTCAGTCATGGACAAGGTTAAACAGGATGACAAAAGCCTTCACCTTTTAGGATTGCTTTCCGATGGCGGGGTCCACTCCCACATCAGCCACCTGTTTGCTTTAATGGAAATGGCAAAGAATAAAGGCATTACAAAGGTTTATATCCACCCCATCATGGACGGCCGGGATACTTCTCCCACATCAGGTATTGATTTTTTAAAACAGCTTGACGAAAAAATTAAGGAAGTTGGTACCGGAAAGGTGGCGACCATGGCCGGGCGCTTCTGGGCCATGGACAGGGACACGCGCTGGGAACGAGTACAAAAAGCCTATGAACTTTATACCCAGGGCAAAGGCGTTGACGCTTCGAAGCAGACCCCTGGTCAGGCCATCCAGGACGCCTATGACAGGAAAGAAACCGATGAATTCATCAAACCAATATGTTTTTGTCCAAGCGATGAAGGGATTGTTGAAAAAGGAGATGGCGTCATTTTCTTCAACTTTCGGGCAGACCGGGCCAAGGAGATCACCCGGGCATTTACTGAAAAAAACTTTGACGGGTTTAAGCGTACTGTCAATCCAATACTTAGCGATTTTGTTTGCATGACCCAGTATGACGAACACTTTGGTCTGCCTGCAGCCTTTGGGCCCCAACATCTGGACAAAATTTTCGGGCAGATCCTAAGCGAAAATAAAATCCCTCAACTTCGCATTGCAGAAACTGAAAAATACGCCCATGTCACCTATTTTTTCAACGGCGGCGATGAGTCGGTTTTTGACGGAGAAGAACGCATACTTATCCCCTCTCCCAGGGATGTAGACACCTACGACCAGAAACCTGAAATGAGTGCGGACAAAGTGGCCGACAAAGCCTGCGAGCAAATCCGTTCAGGCAAATTCCAATTTGTGGTGCTTAACTTTGCCAACATGGACATGGTGGGTCATACCGGTATATTTGATGCGGCGGTAAAGGCATGCGAAACTGTGGACCGCTGTGCAGAAAAAGTGGTGAAAGCCATCTGGGAATCCGGCGGCACTGCGTTTATCACGGCAGACCACGGCAATTCTGAACAAATGCTGGCCCAGAACGGGTCCCCTTATACAGCCCATACCTTAAATCCGGTGAGGTTTATTGTTGCCGCCAAACCAGTTCCAGCCATCACGCTTATGGACGGCAAACTTGGAGATATTGCGCCGACCATACTCAATGTTCTTGGAATAGAGCAACCTTTGGAAATGACAGGCCAATGTCTGATCCAGGGTAAATAA
- a CDS encoding type I restriction enzyme HsdR N-terminal domain-containing protein codes for MILDQVTDYITGKEIDNVGAEASRQIFEKFLVESKGYAKSDILVDVPLTVQFKGEDYPSVIDLIVNVEAHPFMAITCVAGSIGSYEREILAGARLVYDHIVPFAVSTDARDAIIKDACTGKTIGQGLDAIPDYSQAQAQLKKIETTYLDPAKKSGEMIIYRSFNLEKVNK; via the coding sequence ATGATACTTGATCAAGTTACCGACTATATTACCGGCAAAGAAATAGACAATGTCGGCGCTGAAGCCAGCCGCCAGATTTTTGAAAAGTTTCTGGTGGAGAGCAAAGGATACGCCAAATCAGATATTCTTGTGGACGTCCCGTTAACCGTACAGTTCAAGGGCGAAGACTATCCATCCGTGATTGACCTGATTGTAAACGTGGAAGCCCACCCCTTTATGGCCATAACCTGTGTGGCAGGTTCCATTGGATCCTATGAAAGGGAAATTCTGGCAGGTGCCAGACTGGTCTATGACCATATCGTTCCTTTTGCCGTATCTACGGATGCCAGGGATGCCATTATCAAAGATGCCTGCACAGGAAAAACCATCGGACAGGGACTTGATGCCATCCCGGATTATTCCCAGGCCCAGGCGCAGCTAAAAAAAATTGAAACCACTTACCTGGATCCGGCTAAAAAAAGCGGTGAGATGATTATCTACAGATCTTTCAATCTGGAAAAGGTCAACAAATAA
- a CDS encoding zinc ribbon domain-containing protein: protein MAFETKEELLEKYLKMEKPHCPHCDQPMTLWEIPPINFSDGLGWQTPYLFVCFNDDCSSYKKGWQHMEESMETLASYRCFCEPGADHFEYMPVFSPMGGTGTVMDDATLAAEHEKKELMKQTFSVLTDYYMSKDWDEILKICLDAKIPPKARLKAAEMVGELGDATAVEYLINHKFPTPVLQEGVQNAIEQLHERHFTRECPFCAEIIKKRATVCKHCGKDVPKA from the coding sequence ATGGCATTTGAGACCAAAGAAGAACTGCTTGAAAAATATTTAAAAATGGAAAAGCCCCACTGTCCCCATTGCGATCAGCCCATGACCCTGTGGGAGATCCCGCCCATCAATTTTTCCGACGGTTTGGGCTGGCAGACCCCTTATCTGTTTGTCTGTTTTAACGATGACTGTTCTTCTTATAAAAAGGGATGGCAGCATATGGAAGAATCCATGGAAACGCTCGCCTCCTACCGGTGTTTTTGCGAACCTGGCGCTGATCATTTTGAATACATGCCTGTATTCAGTCCTATGGGCGGCACCGGCACTGTTATGGATGATGCGACGCTTGCTGCGGAACACGAAAAAAAAGAGTTGATGAAACAAACTTTTTCCGTTCTAACTGATTATTATATGTCTAAAGACTGGGATGAGATTTTAAAAATCTGCCTGGACGCTAAAATTCCGCCCAAGGCAAGACTGAAAGCAGCAGAAATGGTTGGAGAGTTAGGTGATGCCACGGCCGTGGAGTACCTGATAAACCATAAATTTCCCACTCCGGTATTACAGGAAGGGGTACAAAATGCTATTGAACAGCTTCATGAACGCCACTTTACCCGGGAATGTCCCTTCTGTGCCGAAATCATTAAGAAACGGGCCACGGTATGTAAACATTGCGGCAAGGATGTGCCAAAGGCATAA